TAGACAATCATGGATGCTATATTCCATTTAATGTTATAAATGGTTCTGCATCAGTAAGTATTCCAGGTGATGCAGATGGAAGTGGTCAGGTAAATCTTCTTGATTTTTATATCTTAAGAAGCGAATTTGGACAATCAGGACCAAATCTTGCCTCTGATTTTAATCACGATGGTACCGTAGACCTCCTTGATTTCTATATATTAAGGCAGAATTTTGGAAGCATAAGGGTCAAGGGTCAAGGGTCAGGGGTCAGGGGTCAGGATAATGTTGTATTGTCTATTGAGCCAGGGAAGGAGGCGTTTAATGTAAAAATATCAAATGTATCTGGCTTAATCGGAGGCTCAATCTATCTCTCTTACAATCCAAGCCTTGAATGTATGGAAATAGAAAAAGGAGCATTTATTGATGGTGCAGCAATTCTTCAAAGCGTCTATGAAAATGGAAGCATAAGCTTTTCCTTTGGATTTCTACAAGGAGAGGTAGGAGGAAATGGGACATTGCTTGTGGTAAAATTTAAAGAGAAAAACCCAAATCTTGTTATCCTGCCCCAAACAAGGCTTATGGATAGAGATGGGGCTTATATTCCCTATAAAATTTCAAATGAAAATGTTTCTATGGTTAAAATAGAACCATCTGATTCCTCTATATTTATAGATGGAACAAAGACAATAGGGATTTTTATTAAAGCCCCTTTTCTCATTGGAGCAAATATTGAAATGGAATATCCAGGCGATAAATTAGAGCCTTTACATATTCAAAATGGAAATTTTTCTGATGTATTTTTATTCTCAACAAGCACAGGAAAGATTACCATTATTGGTGCAAAGCTGGGAAGCCCAACACAGGGTTTAATTACATTGGCAAATATAACATTTAAAGCATTAAAGGAGGGAACGGCAAGCTTATTATTCTCTTTGGTAGACTTACGAGACTCAACTAACACAAAAATTGCAGCAGAGGGTTTTTCAGGAACAATAACAATAAGAAAATATATTACAGGAGACCTGAATAGGGATGAAAAAATAGATTTTGATGACCTTATGCTAATTACATTAAATTGGAAGAAGGAAAATATAGAATATGACATAGGTCCAGCATCTGGAATTCCACCAGACCTTATTTCAAGCCCTGATGGAATAATTGATTTTGAGGATTTAATGGTATTTTGCTTGATGTGGAATTGGCAATATAGGGTCAGAGGGTCAGAGGGTCAGAGGGTCAGAAGGTCAGAAGGATTGGTTTGGATGGAAAGGGAAGGGGATGAATTTGTTGTAAAGTATTCTGGATTTTCCAATATAATGGGCGGAAATATTACATTTAGCTTTGATGGAGAAGCCTCTATAAAAACAGAGCCTTCTATCATATCCCTTCCCTTCATAGAGGGAGGAAGAATGGGTTTTGCCTTCGCCTCTCTTCCCCTTCTTTCTTCCTCTGGCATTATTGCAAGGATAAGGGCAGGTAATTTAAAGATTGAGGATATAGATATAAGGGATAATGAGAATAAGAAGGTTAATGTCCAAATTCAGGAGGAGATAAAGCCATTAAGCCTAAATAATGTTATTTGCTATCCAAACCCAGCAAAGTCTACTGATAAGGTTTTATTCAAATACCTACCATCCAATACAACAATAAGGATATACAATATTGCAGGGGAAGAGGTATTTGAAAAGGAAAATTTTGATAATAATCCAAAATGGGAGATTAAAAACATCTCCTCTGGCGTCTACATCTATGTCCTATCCAATGGTAAAGATAAGAAAATAGGAAAGCTCGGCGTTGTAAAATAATTGGACATAAAAGGGCTTTTTAGAGGCATCATCAAAGACTACGATAGAATGAATGCGATTATGAGCCTTGGGTTTCATAATCGCTGGCGGCTAGATTGTGTTAAAAGAGCAAATCTTCAAGGAAAAATTTTGGATATTGGGTGTGGAACAGGAGATTTTTGTCAAAAAATAAAAAAATGCAAAGATACAAGGGTTTTTGGGATGGATGTTTTAGAGGATATGCTTGAGGTAGCAAGGAAAAAATGCGAGATAAACCCTATTGTAGGAAACGCCCTATTTCTTCCATTCAAATCTTTAGTATTTGATGGAATAACGCTTGGCTTTGTCTTAAGACACATTGATATTCAAAGCTTTTTAAAAGAGGCAATGAGGGTATTAAAGCCCTGCGGAAAACTTGTAATCCTTGAGCTTTCCTTTCCAAAACAAAGGTTTATAAGATTTTTCTTTAAAATCTATCTTTATAAAATCATTCCCTTCATTGCAAAGCTCTTAAGCGATGAGCCTTCTTACAGCTACCTTGGAGAATCCCTGAAGCATCTTCCAGAAATTGAAGAAATAGAGGAAATGGCTTATAAAAGTGGAGCAAAAAATGTAATGATAAAAAGGTTTATGTTTGGCTCTATATTCTTTCTTCTTGCTGTAAAATAATTATAGTTTTTGGTTTACTTAAAGTATAATATGCGTATGAAAGCCAGGTTAATCGCCAATCCATCCGCTGGTCAGGGAAGGGCAAATAGGCTTTTGTCTCCTGTGATAGAAAGGCTTAAAAAGATGGGTTATGATGTGGATATAGCCCTTACATCCAAAGAGGGGGATGGTATCAAACTTGCCAGAGATGCAGTAGAAAAAGGTTTTGAATTGATAGTTGCAGGTGGAGGAGATGGCACACTTAATGAGGTTATTAATGGTATGGTCGGCTCTCCTGCTATTCTCGGGGTAATTCCTTTAGGCACAGTTAATGTTTTCTGTCAAGAGGTAGGGATTGGCCTGGATTCATTGTCTGCCTGTGATTGTTTAAAGGAGGGAGAAATAAAAAGGATTGACCTTGGTCTTGCTGGAAATCGCTATTTTATCCTCTGTGCTGGCATAGGATTTGATGCCCATGTTGTCTCAGAGCTTGAGAAAGAGTTTAAACGGATTATGGGTGCATTGGCTTATCCA
The bacterium DNA segment above includes these coding regions:
- a CDS encoding ubiquinone/menaquinone biosynthesis methyltransferase, which gives rise to MDIKGLFRGIIKDYDRMNAIMSLGFHNRWRLDCVKRANLQGKILDIGCGTGDFCQKIKKCKDTRVFGMDVLEDMLEVARKKCEINPIVGNALFLPFKSLVFDGITLGFVLRHIDIQSFLKEAMRVLKPCGKLVILELSFPKQRFIRFFFKIYLYKIIPFIAKLLSDEPSYSYLGESLKHLPEIEEIEEMAYKSGAKNVMIKRFMFGSIFFLLAVK
- a CDS encoding diacylglycerol kinase family protein — protein: MKARLIANPSAGQGRANRLLSPVIERLKKMGYDVDIALTSKEGDGIKLARDAVEKGFELIVAGGGDGTLNEVINGMVGSPAILGVIPLGTVNVFCQEVGIGLDSLSACDCLKEGEIKRIDLGLAGNRYFILCAGIGFDAHVVSELEKEFKRIMGALAYPISGLKSLFSWKPTRMLISIDDQPLKRKGFLVVIGNIKAYAGPEISVTPLASLDDGWLDLCIFKKRTALDILRYTLGVITRSHTEFEDIEYFKAKYVKIEAEEPVLVHTDCEVIGTVPMEFSIAPAILPVILPSEKKQ